Proteins encoded by one window of Polaribacter haliotis:
- a CDS encoding DUF3817 domain-containing protein, with translation MKSFFRIVSLLEGVSYLLLLFIATPIKYLQGDASYVKMLGMPHGILFMLYVVLAIVIKKEMNWDNKTLGIVLVASVIPFGTFYIDKKYLR, from the coding sequence ATGAAAAGTTTCTTTAGAATTGTAAGTTTATTAGAAGGAGTTTCTTACTTATTACTACTATTTATAGCAACACCAATTAAATATTTACAAGGCGATGCTTCTTATGTAAAAATGCTAGGAATGCCTCATGGAATTCTTTTTATGCTATATGTGGTTTTAGCAATTGTTATTAAAAAAGAAATGAATTGGGACAACAAAACATTAGGAATTGTTTTAGTTGCTTCTGTAATTCCTTTTGGTACTTTTTATATTGATAAGAAATATTTAAGGTAG
- a CDS encoding molybdenum cofactor biosynthesis protein MoaE, with protein sequence MKRTSIKITSEKLDLQECYSFVEDDSCGGISAFIGTVRNDTQGKEVTQLDFSTYKPMAIKEMQKIADLALEKFPIHKIAIHHAEGMLQIGEIPVIITASSKHRKATFEACEFAIDTLKETVPIWKKEYFSDGEVWVNAHP encoded by the coding sequence ATGAAGAGAACTTCCATTAAAATAACATCAGAAAAATTAGATTTACAAGAATGCTACAGTTTTGTAGAAGATGATTCTTGTGGTGGAATTTCTGCATTTATTGGAACTGTAAGAAACGATACTCAAGGAAAAGAGGTTACTCAACTAGATTTTTCTACCTACAAACCTATGGCTATTAAAGAAATGCAGAAAATTGCAGATTTGGCTTTAGAAAAATTTCCTATTCATAAAATAGCCATTCATCATGCAGAAGGAATGTTGCAAATTGGCGAAATTCCTGTAATTATTACAGCTTCTTCAAAACATAGAAAAGCAACTTTCGAAGCTTGTGAATTTGCAATAGATACTTTAAAAGAAACGGTTCCTATTTGGAAAAAAGAATATTTTTCTGATGGAGAAGTTTGGGTGAACGCGCATCCGTAA
- a CDS encoding COX15/CtaA family protein encodes MKNRFPKVVKISIISVYLIFLAGSVVRMTGSGMGCPDWPKCFGYYIPPTSEEQITWKPNAEFKKGFIIIKDEALFVAEHDLRTASEFNIKNWAKYTKHDYNKFNKFHTWTEYINRLASVLAGFVFLFLIYGAYKNRKKNKLIPILAYTSFFLMLFEAWLGKTVVDSNLTPTIITIHMVVGLVIIALLLWLQFIVSNKQKVYNYNALFNKLIIVSVIFSLIQIAMGTQVRQFIDEQVKLYGFENKNYSLMNANFKFYFHRSFTIAIVLVNLGLFYINQIKNLGYKLVNWIVFLIFLETMTGILMYYADIPLGTQAIHLLAGAILFGLQFYLWLQSRKTLSRQSSLGS; translated from the coding sequence ATGAAAAATAGGTTTCCAAAAGTTGTAAAAATCTCAATAATTTCTGTTTATTTAATCTTTTTAGCGGGTTCTGTAGTTAGAATGACAGGTTCTGGAATGGGTTGCCCAGATTGGCCAAAATGTTTTGGATATTATATTCCACCAACTTCCGAAGAACAAATTACATGGAAACCAAATGCAGAATTTAAAAAAGGGTTTATCATTATAAAAGACGAAGCTTTATTTGTTGCTGAACATGATTTAAGAACAGCTTCTGAATTCAATATAAAAAACTGGGCAAAATATACCAAACACGATTATAACAAGTTTAACAAGTTCCATACTTGGACGGAATATATAAATAGATTAGCTTCAGTTTTAGCCGGTTTTGTTTTTCTCTTTTTAATTTACGGTGCTTATAAAAACAGAAAGAAAAACAAACTAATTCCTATTCTTGCTTACACATCTTTCTTTTTAATGCTATTTGAAGCTTGGTTAGGAAAAACTGTGGTAGATTCTAATTTAACACCAACAATTATTACCATTCATATGGTGGTTGGTCTTGTAATTATTGCACTTTTATTATGGTTGCAATTTATAGTTTCTAATAAACAAAAAGTCTATAACTATAATGCTCTATTTAATAAACTAATTATTGTTTCTGTTATTTTCTCGTTGATACAAATTGCAATGGGAACACAAGTAAGACAGTTTATAGACGAGCAAGTAAAATTATACGGTTTCGAAAACAAGAATTATAGTTTAATGAATGCTAACTTTAAATTCTATTTTCACAGATCTTTTACCATTGCTATTGTTTTGGTAAACTTGGGACTGTTTTACATCAATCAAATAAAAAATCTTGGCTATAAATTGGTAAATTGGATTGTTTTCTTAATCTTTTTAGAAACCATGACTGGAATTTTAATGTATTATGCAGACATTCCTTTAGGAACACAAGCAATACATTTATTAGCTGGTGCAATTTTATTTGGGTTGCAGTTTTACTTGTGGCTTCAAAGTCGAAAGACTTTGAGTAGGCAGTCTTCATTGGGCAGTTAG
- a CDS encoding ribonucleotide-diphosphate reductase subunit beta — MKITQIIKRDSGTSNFELDKITRAIEKAMISVDNGSLEDAMAITNIVNGTLLERKLNEPNYTPTVEQVQDIVEYKLMDSRFRDVAKAYILYRDEQTRNRKRNIFEKRLNLKPYDYPELNEYVDAIRHSYWIHTEFNYTSDIQDFKTSLTEVEKNAIKNTMLAISQIEVAVKTFWGDIYKRMPKPEIGSVGSTFAESEVRHHDAYSHLLEVLGLNNEFKNLKKNPVIMRRVNYLELALKNVNSEDNKEFSESIILFSLFIEHVSLFSQFLIIMAFNKHKNVLKGISNVVEATSKEEQIHGDFGIDVIKIIKEENPEWFDESHSLLVQETCKEAFLSESKIIDWIFEKGELDFLPKAVIKEFIKNRFNKSLESIGIEKVFDTDEALLAETDWFDDEIIGTKHGDFFVKRSINYSKRTKSITSDDLF, encoded by the coding sequence GTGAAAATTACTCAAATTATTAAAAGAGACTCTGGAACTAGCAATTTCGAGTTAGACAAAATTACAAGAGCCATAGAAAAAGCAATGATTTCTGTAGATAATGGTTCTTTAGAAGATGCAATGGCAATTACTAATATTGTTAACGGTACTTTATTAGAAAGAAAATTAAACGAACCTAACTATACACCAACTGTAGAACAGGTGCAAGATATTGTAGAATATAAGTTAATGGACAGTCGTTTTCGCGATGTTGCAAAAGCTTATATTTTATATAGAGACGAGCAAACAAGAAACAGAAAAAGAAATATTTTCGAAAAAAGGTTGAATTTAAAACCTTACGATTATCCTGAATTAAACGAATATGTAGATGCAATTAGACACTCTTATTGGATTCATACAGAATTTAATTACACAAGCGATATTCAAGATTTTAAAACTTCGCTTACAGAAGTAGAAAAAAACGCGATAAAAAATACGATGTTGGCAATTTCTCAAATAGAGGTTGCTGTAAAAACTTTTTGGGGAGACATTTATAAGAGAATGCCAAAACCAGAAATTGGTTCTGTAGGTTCTACGTTTGCAGAAAGTGAAGTAAGACATCATGATGCATATTCTCATTTATTAGAGGTTTTAGGGTTGAACAACGAGTTTAAAAACTTGAAAAAGAATCCTGTAATTATGAGACGTGTTAATTATTTAGAATTGGCATTAAAAAACGTGAATAGCGAAGACAATAAAGAGTTTTCTGAATCTATAATTTTGTTTTCATTATTTATAGAACACGTTTCTTTATTCTCACAGTTTTTAATTATTATGGCTTTTAATAAGCATAAAAACGTGTTAAAAGGAATTTCTAATGTGGTAGAGGCAACTTCTAAAGAAGAGCAAATTCATGGAGATTTTGGTATTGATGTAATTAAAATTATTAAAGAAGAAAATCCAGAATGGTTTGATGAAAGCCATAGTTTACTAGTACAAGAAACTTGTAAAGAAGCATTTTTATCAGAAAGTAAAATAATCGATTGGATTTTCGAAAAAGGAGAATTAGACTTTTTACCAAAAGCGGTAATAAAAGAATTTATAAAAAACAGATTCAATAAATCTTTAGAAAGTATTGGTATCGAAAAAGTATTTGATACAGATGAAGCATTATTGGCAGAAACAGATTGGTTTGATGATGAAATTATTGGAACCAAACATGGAGATTTCTTCGTAAAGAGATCTATCAACTATAGTAAAAGAACAAAAAGTATAACCAGCGACGACTTATTTTAA